In Acinetobacter sp. TGL-Y2, a genomic segment contains:
- the mltB gene encoding lytic murein transglycosylase B has protein sequence MLNTLISHKFRRLSLVLATFTVTSFCQANDFYSHPSYNNFKNKTMQTYGLSAEQVDWAMNGSKNLPNIINIMNRPGESKPWYDYKTNFLAEGTIQRGVRFKNQYADTLNRAEQQFGVPQAIILGILGVETGFGANKGNFVTRDALATLGFGYERRAQYFQDELSALIAWSYKDGIPTNSVVGSYAGAVGYPQFMPSNIPKFGVDYDGNGHIDLRNSAVDAIGSIANYLAQHGWQRNQPIAFSARYSGQNPDSIIAKDLTQPTPFGAIRSQGVSPMNPIVKIDDLDMVNVIQLQENYGSIYYITYPNFQVITTYNKSRMYATALWLLGTEIASR, from the coding sequence ATGTTAAATACTCTTATATCTCACAAATTTAGGCGTTTATCTCTGGTTTTGGCGACATTTACCGTCACCAGTTTTTGTCAAGCAAATGATTTTTATAGTCACCCGAGCTACAACAATTTTAAAAATAAGACCATGCAAACGTATGGCTTAAGTGCTGAGCAAGTCGATTGGGCAATGAATGGTTCAAAGAACCTCCCAAACATTATCAACATTATGAATCGTCCAGGTGAAAGTAAGCCTTGGTATGACTATAAAACCAATTTCTTGGCAGAAGGTACAATTCAGCGCGGCGTGCGATTTAAAAATCAATATGCAGATACATTAAATCGTGCTGAACAACAGTTTGGCGTTCCACAAGCCATTATCTTGGGTATTTTGGGTGTGGAAACGGGCTTTGGTGCAAATAAAGGTAATTTTGTCACTCGTGATGCGTTAGCCACACTGGGTTTTGGCTATGAGCGTCGTGCGCAATATTTTCAAGATGAGCTCAGCGCATTAATCGCATGGTCATATAAAGATGGTATCCCCACCAATTCAGTCGTGGGATCATATGCAGGCGCAGTGGGTTATCCGCAATTTATGCCGAGCAATATTCCAAAATTTGGCGTCGACTACGATGGCAATGGTCATATTGACCTGAGAAATTCTGCGGTTGATGCGATTGGTTCAATTGCAAACTATCTTGCACAACATGGTTGGCAACGCAACCAACCGATTGCATTTTCAGCACGATATAGTGGTCAAAATCCAGATTCAATTATCGCCAAAGACTTAACTCAACCGACGCCCTTTGGCGCGATTCGAAGCCAAGGCGTTAGTCCTATGAATCCTATCGTTAAAATTGACGATTTAGACATGGTGAATGTCATTCAACTACAGGAAAACTATGGCTCGATTTATTACATTACTTATCCAAATTTCCAAGTGATTACCACCTATAACAAAAGCCGAATGTATGCCACTGCACTTTGGCTTTTGGGCACAGAAATCGCCAGTCGCTAA
- a CDS encoding septal ring lytic transglycosylase RlpA family protein has product MHASLKLLSVLTIGLSLTQAHAELVQSSYLNNDAENSSLASRVISKDATSFNAHFSNLNSLAITERSGDKIRRETIAAKIQVPVEEPSVIDKLNNVASNTVRRFSQTGVASWYGRQFHGRKTASGETFDMNALTAAHRSLPLNCFIRVTNKTNGKSVVVKVNDRGPFHGNRVVDLSYGAAKSLGITNAGTARVSIERVDGPNS; this is encoded by the coding sequence ATGCACGCTTCACTTAAATTATTATCCGTTTTAACCATAGGTCTGAGTTTAACTCAAGCCCATGCAGAACTTGTTCAGTCATCATATTTAAATAATGATGCAGAAAATTCGAGTTTGGCGTCGCGTGTCATCAGTAAAGATGCAACTAGCTTCAACGCTCACTTTTCAAATTTAAACAGTTTAGCAATTACTGAACGTTCAGGTGACAAAATTCGCCGTGAAACGATTGCTGCAAAAATACAAGTTCCTGTAGAAGAACCTTCAGTCATTGATAAATTAAACAATGTTGCTTCAAACACTGTTCGTCGTTTCAGCCAAACTGGCGTAGCTTCTTGGTATGGTCGTCAATTCCACGGTCGCAAAACTGCAAGCGGCGAAACTTTTGATATGAATGCATTGACTGCTGCACATCGTAGCCTTCCACTGAACTGCTTTATCCGTGTGACCAACAAAACTAATGGTAAAAGTGTTGTGGTGAAAGTCAACGATCGTGGTCCATTCCATGGCAATCGCGTGGTTGATTTATCTTATGGTGCTGCGAAAAGCTTAGGTATTACCAATGCGGGCACAGCGCGTGTCAGTATTGAACGAGTTGACGGACCAAACTCTTAA
- the queF gene encoding NADPH-dependent 7-cyano-7-deazaguanine reductase QueF (Catalyzes the NADPH-dependent reduction of 7-cyano-7-deazaguanine (preQ0) to 7-aminomethyl-7-deazaguanine (preQ1) in queuosine biosynthesis) — protein sequence MSVEQSLLGKDTNYPTEYQPDILFPISRASARENYAHLKGIQQGKDWWHVFEISWLNLKGIPQVAIGRIALPATSPNLIESKSLKLYFNSMNFTQFESKQAFIATVEKDLSKAAEAEVKLQLLDADDLQVSQPQGLCIDDLEPERLENHPDASLLALDTSSDDVEIELYSHLLRSNCPVTGQPDWGTVFIRYKGKKPCYRSILAYIISYRQHNGFHEQCVEQMYADLWETFKPEKLMVYATYTRRGGLDINPCRVSDFAWMPSPIRLARQ from the coding sequence ATGAGTGTAGAACAATCTTTATTAGGCAAAGACACCAATTATCCTACAGAATATCAACCTGATATTCTGTTCCCTATTTCGCGTGCGTCTGCGCGTGAAAATTATGCGCATCTTAAGGGAATTCAACAGGGCAAAGATTGGTGGCATGTTTTTGAAATTTCGTGGTTAAACCTCAAAGGGATTCCACAAGTGGCCATTGGGCGTATTGCACTACCTGCAACCTCTCCCAACTTAATTGAGTCGAAATCACTCAAGCTATACTTTAATAGCATGAACTTCACTCAATTTGAGTCAAAACAAGCCTTTATAGCCACTGTTGAAAAAGACTTATCCAAAGCCGCTGAAGCCGAAGTTAAACTGCAGCTTTTAGATGCAGATGATCTTCAGGTGAGTCAACCGCAAGGACTGTGCATTGATGATTTAGAGCCAGAGCGTTTGGAAAATCATCCCGATGCATCTCTACTCGCACTTGATACAAGCAGTGATGATGTTGAAATTGAGCTGTATTCGCACTTATTACGCAGCAATTGCCCAGTTACCGGTCAACCCGATTGGGGGACGGTATTTATACGATATAAAGGCAAAAAACCTTGTTATCGTTCTATTTTAGCTTATATTATTTCTTACCGTCAGCATAACGGCTTCCATGAACAATGCGTCGAGCAAATGTATGCCGACCTTTGGGAAACGTTCAAACCAGAAAAGCTGATGGTATATGCGACTTATACACGGCGTGGCGGTTTAGACATTAACCCTTGTCGTGTATCGGACTTTGCATGGATGCCAAGCCCAATTCGATTGGCGCGACAATAA
- a CDS encoding IS630 transposase-related protein, protein MPKVYSVDLREKVMQFYEENNHKSYTCKTFKISRTTLDDWILLQNTTGELKQPKINAGRPTKIKDMDAFKHFIETTEFSQVKDLIPLFEQKFGYPILYSTLLKAIHRLGWTRKKRVFSISKPTK, encoded by the coding sequence ATGCCTAAAGTATATTCAGTGGATTTACGTGAAAAAGTCATGCAGTTTTATGAAGAAAATAATCACAAATCATATACATGTAAAACCTTTAAAATATCTAGAACCACTTTGGATGATTGGATTCTTCTTCAAAACACCACTGGAGAATTGAAACAGCCTAAAATCAATGCAGGTCGACCCACTAAAATCAAGGATATGGATGCTTTCAAACACTTTATTGAAACTACTGAATTTTCTCAAGTGAAAGATCTCATCCCTTTATTTGAACAAAAGTTTGGGTATCCAATCCTTTACTCAACCCTGTTAAAAGCCATTCATAGACTTGGTTGGACACGTAAAAAAAGAGTTTTCTCTATAAGCAAGCCGACAAAATAA
- a CDS encoding IS630 family transposase, translating into MTRAVFNWFLPQWKEAFGEDQILYIDESGINTTDTAQYGWSKLGSRCAALKLGGHGKRLSIISAVRSNSAYQFLYPLIFQGSCDRAMFTGWLRYLLENLTKDNQDKTKRHLLILDNASIHKNGDIKKLAKDFNCRIMYLPAYSPDLNPIEKAWSVLKSKVKSIAVRFDKNIEEALDLGLKAM; encoded by the coding sequence ATAACAAGGGCTGTATTCAACTGGTTTCTTCCGCAATGGAAAGAGGCGTTTGGGGAAGATCAGATTCTTTATATTGATGAGTCTGGGATAAACACCACAGATACAGCGCAATATGGTTGGTCTAAACTAGGCAGTCGTTGCGCTGCTTTAAAATTGGGTGGTCATGGTAAAAGATTAAGTATCATCAGTGCTGTGAGGTCTAATTCAGCGTATCAGTTCCTTTACCCTTTGATTTTTCAAGGTTCATGCGATCGAGCAATGTTCACGGGATGGTTGAGATATCTACTTGAAAATTTAACCAAAGATAATCAAGATAAGACCAAAAGACATCTGCTGATTCTAGATAACGCTTCGATTCATAAGAACGGAGATATCAAAAAACTAGCCAAAGACTTTAACTGTAGAATCATGTACTTGCCTGCTTACAGTCCAGATTTAAATCCAATTGAAAAAGCATGGTCAGTGCTAAAATCCAAAGTTAAAAGTATCGCTGTCCGTTTTGACAAAAACATAGAAGAAGCGCTCGATTTAGGCTTGAAGGCAATGTAG
- the rodA gene encoding rod shape-determining protein RodA, with product MPSNPQYKFLRHAPRDGLSTADKPSRWHRLHIDPWLCMLLVLNALLGLTALYSASAQDVMMVSKQTMSFGIGFVVMISLAQISPKVYQTFAPYFYIFGILSLLAVIAFGEVRLGAQRWIDIPGFGSVQPSEFMKIGMPLMIAWFLSRNPLPPSFKNVIISLVLIGLPFLLIAEQPDLGTSLLILASGLFVLFLSGLTWKMILAAVAAAGIIVPVAWEFLLHNYQRQRVLTLFNPEADSLGTGWNIIQSKTAIGSGGFIGKGFLEGTQTHLHFLPEGHTDFIIAAYSEEFGLMGVAFLFALYFLIIMRILSISLNCFHNYGRLVAGSLALSFFVYVFVNAGMVSGILPVVGVPLPFMSYGGTAIITLMATFGIVMSIHTHR from the coding sequence ATGCCTTCAAATCCGCAATACAAATTTCTACGTCATGCCCCTCGTGATGGCTTAAGCACAGCCGACAAACCTTCTCGTTGGCATCGTCTTCATATTGATCCGTGGTTATGCATGTTGCTGGTTTTAAATGCACTGCTAGGGCTCACAGCTTTATATAGTGCATCGGCGCAAGATGTGATGATGGTTTCCAAGCAAACCATGAGTTTCGGTATTGGTTTCGTGGTAATGATTAGTCTCGCGCAAATTTCCCCAAAAGTTTATCAAACCTTCGCTCCTTACTTTTATATATTCGGTATTTTATCCTTACTTGCCGTCATTGCATTTGGTGAAGTTCGTTTAGGTGCGCAACGTTGGATTGATATTCCAGGTTTTGGGAGCGTACAACCCAGTGAATTTATGAAAATAGGCATGCCCTTAATGATTGCATGGTTTTTATCCCGCAATCCTCTTCCGCCAAGTTTCAAAAATGTAATTATTTCGCTGGTTTTGATTGGCTTACCCTTCTTATTAATTGCAGAACAACCTGATTTAGGCACATCTTTACTTATTCTTGCCAGTGGCTTGTTTGTCCTCTTTCTAAGTGGTCTAACTTGGAAAATGATTTTAGCTGCGGTAGCAGCTGCTGGGATCATTGTTCCAGTTGCTTGGGAATTTTTATTACACAATTATCAAAGACAACGTGTGCTCACTTTATTTAATCCAGAAGCAGATTCTTTAGGGACAGGTTGGAATATTATTCAATCGAAAACAGCCATTGGTTCTGGCGGTTTTATAGGAAAAGGTTTTCTAGAAGGCACGCAAACACATTTACATTTTTTACCTGAAGGTCATACTGATTTTATTATTGCCGCATATTCAGAAGAATTTGGCTTAATGGGCGTAGCTTTTCTATTTGCGCTTTATTTCCTGATCATTATGAGAATTTTATCTATTTCTCTAAATTGCTTTCATAATTATGGTCGTCTGGTTGCAGGCAGCCTAGCGTTATCATTTTTTGTTTATGTATTTGTAAATGCAGGCATGGTCAGTGGTATTTTACCTGTAGTCGGTGTGCCATTACCATTTATGAGCTATGGCGGTACAGCAATTATTACATTAATGGCCACTTTTGGCATCGTGATGTCTATTCATACTCATCGATAA
- a CDS encoding ABC transporter permease — protein sequence MNFTQLRVALFTLVRKEIRRFMRIWPQTLLPPAITMSLYFVIFGNLVGSRIGEMGGFSYMQFIVPGLIMMAIITNSYSNVSSSFFSAKFQKSIEELIMSPVPLHLILWGYVIGGVCRGVLVGLIVTLMSFFFTDLAIHNIFVTIYTVVITALLFSLGGLINAVYAKSFDDISIIPTFVLTPLTYLGGVFYAISALSPFWQNLSLINPIVYMVNAFRYGILGHSDVNVSISLIFITLCCGALYAIAYYLLSRGSGMRE from the coding sequence ATGAATTTCACCCAATTGAGAGTTGCCCTGTTTACCTTAGTGCGTAAAGAAATTCGCCGATTTATGCGTATTTGGCCACAAACCTTACTTCCACCTGCCATCACCATGAGTTTGTACTTTGTTATTTTTGGCAATTTGGTCGGTTCACGCATTGGTGAAATGGGCGGATTTAGCTATATGCAATTTATTGTGCCTGGCTTAATCATGATGGCCATTATTACCAACAGCTATTCCAACGTCTCTTCAAGTTTTTTTAGTGCTAAATTTCAAAAAAGCATTGAGGAGCTGATTATGAGTCCCGTTCCGCTGCATTTAATCTTGTGGGGCTATGTGATTGGTGGTGTCTGCCGTGGTGTTCTGGTGGGTTTGATTGTCACCCTAATGAGCTTCTTCTTCACCGATCTTGCCATTCATAATATTTTTGTGACGATCTATACAGTTGTGATTACAGCGCTGCTATTCTCTCTGGGCGGTTTAATCAATGCCGTTTATGCCAAATCATTCGATGATATTTCAATTATTCCGACCTTTGTACTGACACCACTCACCTATTTGGGCGGTGTGTTTTATGCGATTAGTGCCTTAAGCCCGTTTTGGCAAAATTTATCTCTGATTAATCCGATCGTGTATATGGTCAATGCGTTCCGATATGGCATTTTGGGTCATAGCGACGTCAATGTTTCAATCTCTTTAATTTTTATTACGTTGTGCTGTGGTGCTTTATACGCCATTGCATATTATTTACTTTCTCGTGGTTCAGGAATGCGTGAGTAA
- a CDS encoding putative quorum-sensing-regulated virulence factor yields the protein MQAIILDTETHTLNGLPIEIAYAPVEIHAGKLSLDREQMFDQLYSVGDEKISFAAMAVHHILESDLVGQPDFSTFRLPSETVYMIGHNIDYDIRAIQTCGVDTQHIKAICTLALARLVWPDAEAHNISALIYMISKGSDKAREMLKGAHRADADIILTANILMHIIYKLNIQSIEELYTASEDARIPRTINFGKHRGTAIVDLPSDYVQWLMRQEDLDTYLRKALENKAMMSS from the coding sequence ATGCAAGCCATTATTCTGGATACTGAAACACATACGCTCAATGGTTTACCCATTGAGATTGCTTACGCACCCGTTGAGATTCACGCTGGAAAACTCAGTTTAGATCGTGAGCAAATGTTTGATCAGTTGTATAGCGTTGGGGATGAAAAAATCTCTTTTGCTGCAATGGCGGTGCACCATATTTTAGAATCAGATTTGGTGGGTCAGCCAGATTTTAGTACCTTTCGCTTGCCGTCTGAAACGGTTTATATGATTGGTCATAATATTGATTATGACATTCGTGCTATTCAAACCTGCGGTGTCGACACCCAACATATTAAAGCCATTTGCACATTGGCATTGGCACGATTGGTCTGGCCGGATGCCGAAGCACATAACATTTCTGCACTGATTTATATGATCAGTAAAGGTAGTGATAAAGCTCGCGAAATGCTGAAAGGTGCACACCGTGCAGATGCGGATATCATTTTAACTGCCAACATTTTGATGCATATCATTTACAAGCTCAATATTCAAAGCATTGAAGAGCTTTATACCGCATCAGAAGATGCGCGTATTCCACGGACGATCAATTTTGGGAAACACCGTGGTACTGCGATCGTAGATTTACCAAGTGACTATGTACAGTGGCTGATGCGCCAAGAAGATTTAGACACTTACCTGAGAAAAGCATTAGAAAATAAGGCAATGATGTCCTCTTAA
- the glyA gene encoding serine hydroxymethyltransferase, with protein sequence MFANILIAEFDPEIAQAITKEDARQEAHIELIASENYCSPAVMEAQGSKLTNKYAEGYPGKRYYGGCEYVDIIEQLAIDRAKALFGADYANVQPHAGSQANAAVYLALLNPGDTVLGMSLAHGGHLTHGAKVSFSGKTYNAIQYGLNPETGEIDYEEVERLAVEHKPRMIVAGFSAYSQIVDWQRFREIADKVGAYLFVDMAHVAGLVAAGVYPSPVQIADVTTTTTHKTLRGPRSGLILAKANEEIEKKLQSAVFPGNQGGPLVHAVAAKAICFKEAMAPEYKEYQKQVVINAQAMAEVLIARGYDVVSGGTKNHLFLLSLIKQDITGKEADAWLGAAHITVNKNSVPNDPRSPFVTSGIRIGTPAVTTRGFGEAEVRDLAGWIADILDAKGDEAVINAVKAKVETVCAKYPVYAN encoded by the coding sequence ATGTTTGCCAATATCTTAATTGCTGAATTTGATCCAGAAATCGCGCAAGCAATCACAAAGGAAGATGCTCGCCAAGAAGCGCACATCGAACTGATTGCCTCTGAAAACTATTGCTCTCCAGCAGTTATGGAAGCGCAGGGTTCAAAACTTACAAACAAATATGCGGAAGGCTATCCAGGTAAACGCTACTACGGCGGCTGTGAATACGTCGATATCATCGAACAATTGGCGATTGACCGTGCTAAAGCGCTTTTTGGTGCTGATTATGCGAACGTGCAGCCCCATGCAGGCTCACAAGCAAACGCAGCAGTGTACTTGGCTTTACTTAACCCAGGCGATACCGTTTTGGGGATGAGTCTTGCGCATGGTGGTCACTTGACTCACGGTGCGAAAGTAAGCTTCTCTGGTAAAACTTACAATGCTATTCAATACGGTTTGAACCCTGAAACAGGTGAAATCGATTACGAAGAAGTTGAACGTTTAGCTGTAGAACACAAGCCACGTATGATCGTTGCTGGTTTCTCTGCGTATAGCCAAATCGTTGATTGGCAGCGTTTCCGTGAAATCGCGGACAAAGTTGGCGCTTACCTATTTGTAGATATGGCTCACGTTGCTGGTCTAGTGGCTGCGGGTGTTTACCCAAGCCCAGTTCAAATTGCTGACGTAACAACAACAACGACACATAAAACACTTCGTGGTCCACGTTCAGGTTTGATCCTTGCCAAAGCAAACGAAGAGATTGAGAAAAAACTTCAATCTGCAGTATTCCCAGGCAACCAAGGTGGTCCACTTGTTCACGCAGTGGCGGCGAAAGCCATTTGCTTTAAAGAAGCGATGGCGCCTGAATACAAAGAATATCAAAAACAAGTGGTTATTAATGCTCAAGCAATGGCTGAAGTACTCATTGCACGTGGTTATGACGTTGTTTCTGGTGGTACGAAAAACCATTTATTCCTCTTGTCTTTGATTAAACAAGACATTACAGGTAAAGAAGCAGATGCTTGGTTGGGTGCTGCTCACATTACTGTGAACAAAAACTCTGTACCAAACGATCCACGTTCTCCATTTGTGACTTCAGGTATCCGTATTGGTACACCTGCAGTGACAACACGTGGTTTTGGTGAAGCTGAAGTGCGTGATTTGGCAGGTTGGATCGCTGACATCCTTGATGCGAAAGGCGATGAAGCTGTCATTAATGCAGTTAAAGCGAAGGTTGAAACGGTTTGTGCGAAATACCCAGTGTATGCAAACTAG
- a CDS encoding DUF962 domain-containing protein encodes MKTISEWLDEYSESHQNATNKSIHWVCVPAILFALVGILAHFSALLTALLLVLSLVFYARLDLVLAVAMSALVLIMAWLIWILPVGVGFYIGLFIVAWIGQFYGHKVEGKKPSFFKDLQFLLIGPLWCMDAYLAKVVPKWRRRQNGAILSQ; translated from the coding sequence ATGAAAACAATTTCCGAATGGCTCGATGAATATAGTGAAAGCCATCAAAATGCCACCAACAAATCCATTCATTGGGTCTGTGTTCCTGCCATCCTTTTTGCCCTAGTTGGCATACTGGCGCATTTCAGCGCACTTCTGACTGCATTACTTCTGGTTTTAAGTTTGGTTTTTTACGCACGACTCGATTTAGTGTTGGCCGTGGCAATGTCGGCACTGGTTCTGATCATGGCATGGCTGATCTGGATTTTACCTGTAGGTGTAGGCTTCTATATTGGGCTATTTATCGTGGCTTGGATTGGTCAGTTTTACGGACATAAGGTCGAAGGCAAAAAGCCTTCATTCTTTAAAGACCTTCAGTTCCTCCTGATTGGCCCGCTATGGTGTATGGATGCCTATTTAGCTAAGGTGGTACCAAAATGGAGACGACGTCAAAATGGCGCGATTCTGAGCCAATAA
- a CDS encoding ABC transporter ATP-binding protein gives MTEALTLRELSKTYRNGFQALKGIDLSVPEGEFYALLGPNGAGKSTTISIISSLTKKTSGSVEIFGHNLDTHPSLAKQCLGVVPQEFNFGHFEKTFDILVTQAGYYGIPQKLAEERAEEYLEKLGLWDKRGVQARMLSGGMKRRLMIARAMMHRPKLLILDEPTAGVDIELRRSMWEFLTEMNNNGTSIILTTHYLEEAEMLCRRIAIIDRGVIKEDTTMKSFLNQLNEESFILDLANPIQPIELDIIGVKFKLIDAVTLEVTLDKALSLNDLFQLLEAQGITVLSMRNKSNRLEELFVKMVEKNLEEAVQ, from the coding sequence ATGACTGAAGCATTGACGTTAAGGGAACTATCTAAAACATATCGAAATGGTTTTCAAGCGCTTAAAGGAATCGATTTAAGTGTGCCTGAAGGTGAGTTTTATGCGTTATTAGGACCTAATGGTGCAGGTAAATCTACAACGATCAGTATTATCAGTTCACTCACAAAAAAGACATCAGGTTCAGTTGAAATTTTTGGACATAATCTGGACACCCACCCTTCGCTTGCTAAACAGTGTTTAGGTGTGGTTCCCCAAGAATTTAACTTTGGTCATTTTGAAAAAACTTTTGATATTTTGGTCACCCAAGCGGGTTATTACGGCATTCCCCAAAAGCTGGCTGAAGAACGTGCAGAAGAGTATTTAGAAAAATTGGGTTTATGGGATAAACGCGGTGTTCAAGCACGTATGCTGTCAGGCGGTATGAAACGCCGTTTAATGATTGCACGTGCCATGATGCATCGACCAAAGCTTCTCATTTTAGATGAACCGACAGCAGGCGTAGATATCGAGTTGCGCCGCTCCATGTGGGAATTTCTCACTGAAATGAACAATAACGGCACATCTATTATTTTGACCACGCATTATTTAGAAGAAGCTGAAATGCTGTGCCGCCGCATTGCGATTATTGACCGTGGTGTGATTAAAGAAGACACCACCATGAAGTCCTTCCTGAATCAGCTCAATGAAGAGTCTTTTATTTTAGACTTAGCCAATCCTATTCAACCCATTGAACTGGATATTATTGGGGTGAAATTTAAACTCATTGACGCTGTAACTTTAGAAGTCACTTTAGATAAAGCCCTCAGTCTCAATGATCTATTCCAGCTCTTAGAAGCGCAAGGCATTACTGTCCTTAGTATGCGTAACAAATCAAATCGTCTTGAAGAACTATTTGTGAAAATGGTTGAAAAAAATCTTGAGGAAGCAGTGCAATGA
- a CDS encoding DUF3465 domain-containing protein — MAKKANMGILGIVLVVLAAIFGWDLTDHHANTTENSQHIDSNTAQRPEQHTTLSQNTHAGVKIIEQAFQQKQSNIQVHAAGTVKAVLRDDNEGSPHQKFILELNTGQTVLVAHNIDLAPRIEVLQKGDQVEFFGEYEYSAQGGVIHWTHHDPQKNHVDGWLKHKNKTYE, encoded by the coding sequence ATGGCTAAGAAAGCCAATATGGGTATTTTAGGAATCGTCCTTGTTGTACTGGCTGCAATTTTTGGCTGGGACTTGACGGATCACCATGCGAACACGACAGAAAATTCACAACATATAGATTCAAACACAGCGCAACGTCCTGAGCAGCACACCACATTGAGCCAAAATACTCATGCGGGTGTAAAAATAATTGAACAGGCATTTCAGCAGAAGCAAAGCAATATTCAAGTGCATGCAGCGGGAACAGTTAAAGCCGTTTTAAGAGATGACAATGAAGGCTCACCACACCAAAAGTTTATACTCGAATTAAACACTGGGCAGACCGTACTGGTTGCACATAATATTGATCTTGCACCACGCATTGAAGTTTTACAAAAAGGTGATCAAGTGGAATTTTTTGGTGAATATGAATATAGCGCACAGGGTGGGGTGATTCATTGGACACATCATGACCCGCAAAAAAATCATGTTGATGGCTGGTTAAAACATAAAAATAAGACCTATGAATAG
- the tsf gene encoding translation elongation factor Ts → MTVVTASMVKELRDRTGLAMMECKKALTESNGDVEVAIDNLRKSGQAKAAKKAGNIAADGAITIVQEGNAAILLEVNCQTDFVAKDENFAGFSNKVAAAALAANETDAAKIAELKLEDGSTVEEARIALVQKIGENIQVRRAKIVTGDNLAVYKHGLKIGVVVSYAGDAATGKGVAMHVAAFNPVAVSAEQVPADLVAKEKEIAEAKALESGKPANIVEKMVSGSVEKYLNEVVLTRQMYVIDNDKKVEEILKTTATTIVEFVRFEVGEGIEKKAEMSFAEEVAAAQAAAQ, encoded by the coding sequence ATGACTGTAGTTACTGCAAGCATGGTAAAAGAATTACGCGACCGTACTGGTCTTGCGATGATGGAATGCAAAAAAGCATTAACAGAATCAAATGGTGATGTTGAAGTTGCAATTGACAACCTTCGTAAATCTGGTCAAGCAAAAGCTGCTAAAAAAGCAGGTAACATTGCTGCTGATGGCGCGATCACAATTGTTCAAGAAGGCAACGCTGCAATTCTTTTAGAAGTAAACTGTCAAACTGACTTCGTTGCTAAAGACGAAAACTTTGCTGGTTTCTCAAACAAAGTTGCTGCTGCTGCACTTGCTGCAAACGAAACTGATGCTGCTAAAATTGCAGAACTTAAACTTGAAGATGGTTCAACTGTTGAAGAAGCGCGTATTGCTCTTGTTCAAAAAATCGGTGAAAACATCCAAGTTCGTCGTGCTAAAATTGTAACTGGCGATAACCTTGCTGTTTACAAACACGGTTTGAAAATTGGTGTTGTGGTTTCTTACGCAGGTGATGCTGCAACGGGTAAAGGTGTTGCAATGCACGTTGCTGCATTCAACCCAGTGGCTGTTTCTGCTGAACAAGTTCCAGCTGATCTTGTTGCTAAAGAGAAAGAAATTGCTGAAGCGAAAGCTTTAGAATCTGGCAAACCAGCGAACATCGTTGAAAAAATGGTGTCTGGTTCTGTTGAGAAATACTTGAACGAAGTTGTTCTTACACGTCAAATGTACGTGATTGACAACGACAAGAAAGTTGAAGAAATCTTGAAAACGACTGCAACAACGATTGTTGAATTCGTTCGCTTCGAAGTGGGTGAAGGCATTGAGAAGAAAGCAGAAATGAGCTTCGCTGAAGAAGTTGCTGCTGCTCAAGCTGCTGCACAATAA